One Pieris napi chromosome Z, ilPieNapi1.2, whole genome shotgun sequence DNA window includes the following coding sequences:
- the LOC125062657 gene encoding involucrin-like: MFGIRTPTKITTPPPHATEIEEREGSAPIQPPTPTLTPAVRKSIGELEAAIAQSAEGLKKQKSYKTRLTEAAAVQQSALLQLDAARNLKGEIKAAVTSAVKRLYELVKEAESQTKEGKDKKKEKERGSEVVVEKENDSNKTYNIDTTPQSKTHEMDEHLKRLEKETKKLEDISKLLQDNIKQYKRKPDAALDEQRRQKILHHVEGNARKLDELRERIGKQGELKEIKELIETQIEKTDERDRNIERTYANVLAANNKIAQQQNPPTTLTNQNRLNHPLTYKPKLHKLVVKSSSQETNSEVYERIRSAIDPKTTGLRLDTIRKTKDQKVIVGCRAEDQIKELTERLLGDKTLTVETLKYKDPLVMLRGVLQIHKDDEIIDYIEAQNKQIFSGIKEEERRMTVKRRKTARNPHLQNIILQVSPTIWRRMVEVGRVHVELQRVVVHDQSPLIQCTNCLGYGHTRKYCESTKEVCAHCGEEHKKADCQKYKAGDPPMCVNCTMLNVNADHNAFDTDCPTRARWEAMARSTVAYC, encoded by the coding sequence atgTTTGGTATACGCACCCCAACAAAAATCACCACCCCGCCACCCCATGCTACTGAAATAGAGGAGAGGGAAGGATCGGCTCCTATACAGCCACCGACCCCGACCTTAACCCCAGCGGTGAGAAAGAGCATAGGAGAGCTGGAAGCAGCTATAGCTCAGAGTGCAGAAGGGTTAAAAAAGCAGAAGTCATACAAAACTAGACTTACTGAAGCCGCAGCAGTCCAACAGAGCGCTCTTCTCCAGCTTGACGCTGCCAGAAATCTAAAGGGCGAAATAAAAGCAGCGGTTACCTCGGCGGTAAAAAGACTGTATGAACTGGTAAAAGAGGCCGAGTCTCAAACTAAGGAAGGAAAGGATAAGAAGAAGGAAAAGGAAAGGGGAAGCGAGGTAGTGGTAGAAAAGGAGAATGACAGTAATAAAACTTACAACATAGACACCACACCGCAAAGTAAAACCCACGAAATGGACGAGCATCTAAAGCGGTtggaaaaagaaactaaaaagCTAGAAGATATCAGCAAATTACTCCAGGACAACATAaagcaatacaaaagaaaaccaGACGCCGCCCTAGACGAACAAAGAAGGCAGAAGATACTTCATCACGTCGAGGGAAACGCAAGGAAGCTCGATGAATTGAGGGAAAGGATAGGAAAACAAGGAGAGCTAAAAGAAATCAAAGAGCTTATAGAAACACAGATTGAAAAAACTGATGAAAGAGACCGGAACATCGAGCGGACGTACGCCAACGTTCTGGCagctaacaataaaatagcCCAACAACAAAATCCCCCCACCACCTTGACCAACCAGAATAGATTAAATCACCCCCTCACGTACAAGCCAAAGCTACATAAGCTAGTAGTTAAGTCCTCTAGCCAAGAAACAAATTCAGAGGTTTACGAAAGGATTCGCTCGGCAATAGACCCGAAAACTACTGGCCTTCGGTTGGATACCATCCGCAAAACCAAGGATCAGAAAGTGATAGTGGGGTGCCGAGCGGAAGACCAAATAAAGGAACTGACGGAAAGACTGCTAGGGGACAAAACACTTACAGTGGAAACGTTGAAATACAAGGACCCACTAGTTATGCTGAGGGGCGTTCTCCAAATTCATAAAGACGATGAGATAATCGACTATATAGAGgcacaaaacaaacaaatattctcAGGTATTAAAGAGGAGGAACGAAGGATGACTGTCAAAAGACGTAAGACAGCAAGAAACCCTCACCTGCAGAATATTATACTACAAGTGTCCCCTACAATCTGGAGAAGAATGGTGGAGGTGGGAAGAGTACACGTTGAACTACAAAGAGTGGTGGTccacgaccagtcaccactgATACAATGCACCAATTGTTTGGGCTATGGTCACACGCGGAAATATTGTGAAAGCACGAAAGAGGTCTGCGCTCATTGCGGGGAGGAACATAAAAAGGCAGATTGCCAAAAATACAAAGCAGGAGACCCCCCAATGTGCGTAAACTGTACAATGCTAAACGTGAATGCTGACCACAACGCGTTTGACACTGACTGCCCAACGAGAGCGAGGTGGGAGGCAATGGCAAGATCGACGGTGGCGTATTGCTAA